The proteins below come from a single Alnus glutinosa chromosome 9, dhAlnGlut1.1, whole genome shotgun sequence genomic window:
- the LOC133877162 gene encoding tropinone reductase homolog At5g06060-like, giving the protein MAQVRDGRWSLQGKTALITGGTKGIGYAIVEELAGLGATVHTCSRNEAELNKCLQEWAAKGFRVTGSVCDLVSRPQREELINTVSSQYHGKLNILINNVGTNRKKPTLETTAEDFSFVMATNFEAAYHLCQLAHPLLKASGAGSIVFISSVGGLQSIFCGSVYEASKGAINQLTKSLACEWARDNIRVNCTAPWATRTPLIEAELKGVILDTINARTPLGRPGGADEISSMTAFLCLPAASYITGQTIAIDGGFTVNGYSL; this is encoded by the exons ATGGCTCAGGTCAGAGATGGAAGATGGTCTCTTCAGGGAAAGACAGCTCTCATTACCGGTGGAACCAAAGGAATCGG GTATGCTATTGTCGAGGAATTGGCAGGGCTTGGAGCGACCGTGCACACGTGCTCTCGGAATGAAGCTGAACTGAATAAGTGCTTGCAAGAGTGGGCGGCAAAGGGCTTTCGAGTTACTGGTTCAGTCTGTGACCTTGTGTCTCGACCCCAACGAGAGGAGCTTATAAACACAGTTTCCAGTCAATATCACGGCAAACTCAATATCCTT ATAAACAATGTGGGAACCAACAGAAAGAAACCAACCCTAGAGACGACAGCCGAAGATTTCTCATTTGTCATGGCTACCAACTTTGAAGCTGCTTATCACCTCTGCCAACTTGCACATCCTCTTCTGAAAGCATCAGGAGCAGGAAGCATCGTTTTCATTTCTTCTGTTGGTGGATTGCAGTCAATATTTTGTGGATCTGTTTACGAAGCAAGCAAAG GAGCCATAAACCAACTTACTAAGAGTTTGGCTTGTGAGTGGGCACGCGACAATATCAGGGTCAATTGCACTGCACCTTGGGCGACAAGAACTCCTTTAATCGAAGCT GAACTTAAAGGCGTAATTTTGGATACCATAAATGCACGGACTCCTCTCGGACGGCCTGGGGGGGCAGATGAGATATCATCCATGACGGCGTTTCTCTGTTTGCCTGCAGCTTCTTACATAACTGGGCAGACAATCGCTATAGATGGAGGATTCACTGTGAATGGATACTCCCTATAA
- the LOC133877161 gene encoding tropinone reductase homolog At5g06060-like: MAKVRDGRWSLQGQTALVTGGTKGIGYAIVEELAGLGATVHTCSRNEAELNKCLQEWEAKGFQVTGSVCDLVSRPQREELIHKVSDQYHGKLNILINNVGTNRKKPTVETTAEDFSFVMATNFEAAYHLCQLAHPLLKASGAGSIVFISSVGGLQSIFCGSVYEASKGAINQLTRSLACEWARDNIRVNCAAPWATRTPLVEADLKGPLLDFINARTPLGRPGEAEEMSSMAAFLCLPAASYITGQTIAIDGGITVNGFSL; the protein is encoded by the exons ATGGCTAAGGTCAGAGATGGAAGATGGTCTCTTCAGGGACAGACAGCTCTGGTTACCGGTGGAACCAAAGGAATCGG GTATGCTATTGTTGAAGAATTGGCAGGGCTTGGGGCGACTGTGCACACGTGCTCTCGGAATGAAGCTGAATTGAATAAGTGCTTGCAAGAGTGGGAGGCGAAGGGCTTTCAAGTTACTGGTTCAGTCTGTGACCTTGTGTCTCGACCCCAACGAGAGGAGCTTATACACAAAGTTTCCGATCAATATCATGGCAAACTCAATATCCTT ATAAACAATGTGGGAACCAACAGAAAGAAACCAACCGTAGAGACGACAGCTGAGGATTTCTCATTTGTCATGGCTACCAACTTTGAAGCTGCTTATCACCTCTGCCAACTTGCACATCCTCTTCTGAAAGCATCAGGAGCAGGAAGCATCGTTTTCATTTCTTCTGTTGGTGGATTGCAGTCAATATTTTGTGGATCTGTTTATGAAGCAAGCAAAG GAGCCATAAACCAACTTACTAGGAGTTTGGCTTGTGAGTGGGCACGTGACAATATCAGGGTCAATTGTGCTGCACCTTGGGCGACAAGAACTCCTTTAGTCGAAGCT GATCTTAAAGGCCCACTTTTGGATTTCATTAATGCACGGACTCCTCTCGGACGGCCTGGAGAGGCAGAGGAGATGTCATCCATGGCGGCGTTTCTCTGTCTGCCTGCAGCTTCTTACATAACTGGGCAGACAATCGCCATAGATGGAGGGATCACTGTGAATGGATTCTCCCTATAA